A single genomic interval of Coregonus clupeaformis isolate EN_2021a chromosome 36, ASM2061545v1, whole genome shotgun sequence harbors:
- the LOC121552712 gene encoding uncharacterized protein LOC121552712 produces MNNKEMEILAPLSRPQEDLLSDAMGDHTATGEPNQLPTDVNKDPDITDWEFIEPSEALEYKNLEQDSPKKPRIAILVTVAGNTLGSHEGITQQLTATTTFTEVTSQEESDVILVFCPIVSLAGTDIEAALQQIPVGKPVILVVLHHTFNPDYTVPDSSRLVTRGDVILTVDCLFHESQGLLECPQNEEVVKEILKKLNIHPEIAVSSFDPHMIIGWFTTEVFQLFKSDLNSCWPESLSLTSTTATDEVPVCDHEVQNEDEAHCSPAFKL; encoded by the exons ATGAACAATAAGGAG ATGGAAATCTTAGCACCTTTAAGTAGGCCTCAAGAGGACCTCTTGTCAGATGCAATGGGTGACCACACAGCAACAGGAGAGCCAAACCAACTTCCTACAGACGTTAACAAAGACCCTGACATT ACTGACTGGGAGTTTATTGAACCCAGTGAAGCCCTTGAGTATAAAAACCTGGAG CAggattctccaaaaa AGCCAAGGATAGCTATACTAGTTACTGTAGCTGGGAATACTCTGGGGTCTCATGAGGGCATAACACAGCAACTCACCGCAACCACTACCTTTACTGAGGTGACATCACAAGAGGAGAGTGATGTCATCCTGGTTTTCTGTCCCATCGTCTCTCTTGCTGGGACTGATATTGAGGCAGCACTGCAGCAGATTCCAG TTGGTAAACCTGTCATTCTGGTAGTGCTGCATCACACCTTCAACCCAGACTACACCGTACCTGACAGCAGCAGACTAGTGACCAGAGGTGATGTAATACTCACAGTGGACTGTCTCTTCCATGAGAGCCAGGGACTACTGGAGTGTCCTCAAAATGAAGAAGTTGTTAAAGAGATTCTGAAGAAGCTTAATATACATCCTGAG ATTGCAGTTTCTTCCTTTGACCCTCATATGATCATCGGGTGGTTCACAACTGAGGTTTTCCAATTGTTTAAGTCAGATCTAAATTCAT GTTGGCCAGAATCGCTGAGTCTTACCTCAACCACTGCAACAGATGAAGTGCCTGTGTGTGATCATGAAGTGCAAAATGAGGATGAAGCACATTGCTCCCCAGCCTTTAAGTTGTAA